A window of the Tiliqua scincoides isolate rTilSci1 chromosome 5, rTilSci1.hap2, whole genome shotgun sequence genome harbors these coding sequences:
- the GALNT1 gene encoding polypeptide N-acetylgalactosaminyltransferase 1 isoform X2 translates to MLEEIILVDDASERDFLKRPLENYVKRLHVPVYVIRMEQRSGLIRARLKGAAASKGQVITFLDAHCECTVGWLEPLLARINADRRTVVCPIIDVISDDTFEYMAGSDMTYGGFNWKLNFRWYPVPQREMDRRKGDRTLPVRTPTMAGGLFSIDRDYFQEIGTYDAGMDIWGGENLEISFRIWQCGGTLEIVTCSHVGHVFRKATPYTFPGGTGQIINKNNRRLAEVWMDEFKNFFYIISPGVTKVDYGDIASRLGLRHKLQCKPFSWYLENVYPDSQIPRHYFSLGEIRNVETNQCLDNMARKENEKVGIFNCHGMGGNQVFSYTANKEIRTDDLCLDVSKLNGPVTMLKCHHLKGNQLWEYDSMKLTLLHVNSNQCLDKATEEDSQVPSIRDCNGSRSQQWLLHNVTLPEIF, encoded by the exons ATGCTGGAAGAAATTATTCTTGTGGATGATGCTAGTGAAAGAG ACTTCTTGAAGAGACCCTTGGAGAACTATGTGAAAAGGTTACACGTACCTGTGTATGTTATTCGAATGGAGCAACGTTCTGGACTGATCAGAGCCAGACTGAAAGGGGCTGCTGCCTCTAAAGGCCAAGTCATTACCTTTTTAGATGCTCATTGTGAATGCACAGTAGGATGGCTTGAGCCTTTGTTAGCACGAATAAACGCTGACAG GAGAACAGTAGTCTGTCCTATCATTGATGTAATCAGCGATGACACATTTGAATACATGGCAGGATCTGACATGACTTATGGAGGATTCAACTGGAAATTGAACTTCCGGTGGTATCCTGTTCCTCAGAGAGAAATGGACAGAAGGAAAGGTGATAGAACCCTTCCAGTCAG GACACCCACAATGGCAGGAGGCCTTTTTTCCATAGACAGAGACTATTTCCAAGAAATTGGGACATATGATGCTGGAATGGATATATGGGGAGGAGAAAACTTAGAGATTTCATTCAGG ATTTGGCAGTGCGGGGGAACTTTGGAAATTGTGACATGTTCACATGTTGGACACGTTTTTCGAAAAGCCACTCCTTATACTTTCCCAGGAGGCACAGGGCagattattaataaaaataatagacGGCTTGCAGAAGTTTGGATGGATGAGTTCAAGAATTTCTTCTACATAATTTCCCCAG GGGTTACAAAGGTAGATTATGGAGATATAGCATCAAGACTTGGACTAAGACACAAgctacagtgcaagcctttttcCTGGTACCTAGAGAATGTATATCCTGATTCTCAAATACCACGCCACTATTTCTCCTTGGGAGAG ATAAGAAATGTGGAAACAAATCAATGTCTCGATAACATGGCAAGAAAAGAGAATGAAAAAGTTGGAATTTTTAACTGTCATGGAATGGGTGGTAATCAG GTTTTCTCATACACAGCCAACAAAGAAATAAGAACAGATGATTTATGCTTGGATGTCTCCAAACTCAATGGCCCTGTCACAATGCTTAAGTGCCATCACTTAAAAGGCAATCAACTTTGGGAATATGATTCAATG AAATTAACCCTGTTGCATGTGAATAGTAACCAGTGCCTGGATAAAGCAACTGAAGAAGACAGCCAGGTACCCAGCATCAGAGACTGCAATGGCAGCCGCTCTCAGCAGTGGCTTCTTCATAATGTCACCCTTCCGGAAATATTCTGA